A window from Sceloporus undulatus isolate JIND9_A2432 ecotype Alabama chromosome 8, SceUnd_v1.1, whole genome shotgun sequence encodes these proteins:
- the GTF3C1 gene encoding general transcription factor 3C polypeptide 1 isoform X3, which yields MEALSAALEEVALEGLDGATAGALWERLAARVPPFPLPLPLEPSARELLWASLAAHPELGFHLLPCARPPLRLYDRYEEIDLETGILESKREPGPADDVYPVCMVLEDDRGIQGSCRDFKQRLDVTDQVRTKDLRPCCTFAQAYEKWGERLVMVASQALRHRTLIGWEGDPDLKLPDFSYCILERLGRARWQGELQRDLSVVFKVDAGKLHYHRKVLDRNGLISMQSHVIRLPSRAQQHSILLLLTRFHVDRRSKYDILMEKLSSMLSARPGRMETLVNIKEELGLCDKTFKRLYQYMMNAGLGKIMSVPLQEVHPDKGPFKTKKGTDILVRCLKLVKEFRKKVDDFHDDDDDDEELITKPVQPVDIVYEKDMLSQAYELIESWGTKGISQAELRAAMNVGRLEARMLCRLLARYKVIKGFMEDEGRQRTTKYIACAYAEESDLSRQFEREKARSEQLAMANASAAQDDSLMGEELSPAEEEALVSEEENEEEERESGRLKKSSSRPLLRLNFHEAEGPGHSTPLKAQKSSCLPEYPDEIPTCLADADSALETLKPEAPLSDGVLVEKEVCNMVVVEEVRPQTPKKRCDEKRKNKRSRTVTAERSRETYRLLKRRNLIIEAVRNLRLIESLFALQKMIMDQEKQEGVLTRCCKKSIVRLVQKLSQEGLLRFYRTTVIQDGVSRKVEFVVDPSVNPSDPLVKSAIEQVRFRLSNSNTVNRIKIPQTPTPQTPLDEGSREAGVGDALREMEGRSSPCKKEATGEKVRIAKFNYHPVIVPGLGRSLGFLPKMPRLKTVHLFLWYLVYGHPLHRHRRLSASKEPGGSQQSLGVRSGVPLGEEELQATGEERQPGALAQEVEVQLGEQAVYVDNASWMRHVPPLPIHREFGHGWALVSDILLCLPLSLFVQIVQVSYKVDGLEDYLNDSLKKHTLIRYLPRSVRQKLLYKRRYIFCIVESLQRLCYMGLVHFGPTEKFQEKDQVFVYLKKNAVIMDTTVCEPHYNLAQSSRPFDRRLYVLNMLQDVENFWFDLQCVCLNTPLGIVRHPRARRSGTQADEAGISLDAALEQESAAHKHNLERKCAMLEYSTGSREVEDNGSIPGDGLGAGGLDSSFYSHLKRNWIWTSYIINKTKKENAVTEVGHTVRLQTFLTKRCLPLAPRGGNTMIWGDALASPEPAVQKEDLEVEKEPALNRNKRVRGGKSQKRRRLKKDVVKKAKKKKRKRGCSQDDSEEKRKRPRYHDEADQSALQRMTRLRVTWTVQEDSLLMLCRIASNVLNTKVKGPFVPWQVVRDIMHANFEESLDKTSHSVGRRARYIVKNPQTYLNYKVCLAEVYQDRALIEDFMNRKDNYQDPKVCSEEFREFVERLKEKFSSALGNPRSAIPDTLEELFRRFRVLAIGYETSQSKKEDVLSSITDIHFLVLQNLIQSTLALSDNQMKSFQSFQTFRLYREYQDDILVKAFLECQKRSLVNRRRGNHSLGPKKSRALPFVPMSFQLSQSYYRVFTWRFPSTLCSESYQFLLKLKEAGKHDQEARFSFKEQDNPFASEMVAFPLDGSGGYCAAVLALFALGLVSMDVTIPEQIVVVDSTMVENEVIKSLGKEGLEEEEEEEEEEDDIEESANSKRQVEVKAHQASHTNYLLMRGYYAPGIVNTRNLSPTDNIVVSSCQVKLKLRETPAQGSLVTQELLDLESMPVGASCLPSSFTRRFNVQEEGGGDKAALLQALERFSYGPGDAAAVLEVIHAIEAASHFGVDKVDLARQFRHYEEASADRARLLPQYLQDLLDLEQVLEVGAYTLRLVARRFAQPWLLHSIFLREDDTRSAWGQDFDLPQDQSESSCRKEEKGLKRAISSPVASEEEPGNKRPKMAAVEEEESQTIDTAVQDTERLSEGTGSPVLNAGGTGTHTMHGGARMAEGPEATGDGSAGAMGQQGSHPCEKQGLSGKEDLDCDTDAATGDLYRSDLAQQEGLDHTSGCSTGKVLPAEQKRAGGSISFIGRPWRIVDGSLNKPVCKGIMEGVLCHIMTRPGLTEAALRHHYRGVLQPVALLEILQGLESLGCVRRFHLEPPKAASLFSAPLPEQPLLGPRLSQPTEAFYEPRPDCALRLGRVFPYEVNWNKWGGPSEQ from the exons ATGGAGGCGCTGTCGGCGGCGCTGGAGGAGGTGGCGCTGGAGGGGCTGGACGGGGCCACGGCGGGGGCCCTCTGGGAGCGCCTGGCGGCCCGCGTGCCGCCCTtcccgctgccgctgccgctggaGCCCTCCGCCCGGGAGCTGCTCTGGGCCTCGCTGGCCGCTCACCCGGAGCTCGGCTTCCACCTCCTGCCCTGCGCCCGGCCCCCGCTCCGCCTCTACGACCG GTACGAAGAGATCGACCTGGAGACGGGGATCCTGGAGAGCAAGAGGGAGCCCGGCCCCGCGGACGACGTCTACCCGGTCTGCATGGTCCTGGAGGACGACCGAGGCATCCAGGGCTCCTGCCGGGACTTCAAGCAGCGCCTAGACGTCACCGACCAGGTCAGGACCAAGGACCTGCGGCCCTGCTGCACCTTCGCCCAGGCCTATGAGAA GTGGGGAGAGAGACTGGTCATGGTTGCCTCCCAGGCGCTGCGCCACAGAACGCTGATCGGCTGGGAGGGGGACCCAGACCTGAAGCTCCCGGACTTCTCCTACTGCATTTTGGAGCGGCTGGGGCGGGCGCGATGGCAGGGAGAGCTCCAAAGAGACCTCAGCGTTGTTTTCAA GGTGGATGCTGGGAAGCTGCACTACCACCGGAAGGTGCTGGACAGGAACGGACTCATCTCCATGCAGTCCCATGTGATCCGGCTGCCATCGAGGGCCCAGCAGCATTCCATCCTTTTGCTGTTGACCCGCTTTCACGTTGACAG AAGGAGCAAATACGACATCCTGATGGAGAAGCTCTCCAGTATGCTGAGTGCCCGGCCGGGTCGGATGGAAACGCTGGTGAACATAAAGGAAGAGCTG GGTCTTTGTGATAAAACATTTAAACGTCTGTATCAGTATATGATGAACGCCGGCTTGGGCAAGATCATGTCCGTTCCCTTACAAGAAGTGCACCCAGACAAGGGCCCCTTCAAGACAAAGAagg GAACTGACATTTTGGTTCGTTGCCTGAAACTGGTGAAGGAGTTTCGGAAGAAGGTGGATGAtttccatgatgatgatgatgatgatgaagaactGATCACTAAACCTGTGCAACCTGTGGATATTGTGTATGAGAAGGACATGCTGTCGCAGGCTTACGAACTGA TTGAAAGCTGGGGGACCAAAGGCATTTCCCAGGCAGAACTTCGAGCTGCTATGAATGTGGGGAGGCTGGAAGCAAGGATGTTGTGCCGCCTCCTGGCGAGGTACAAAGTGATCAAG GGATTCATGGAGGATGAAGGCAGGCAGCGGACCACCAAGTACATTGCATGCGCGTATGCAGAGGAGAGTGACCTTAGCCGGCAGTTTGAGCGAGAGAAGGCCCGCAGTGAGCAGCTGGCCATGGCCAATGCGTCTGCAGCTCAGGATGactcactgatgggagaagagcTCTCTCCAGCTGAGGAAGAAGCTCTGGTTTCCGAGGAAGAGAacgaggaagaggagagagaaagtgggaggctGAAGAAGTCCAGTTCAAGACCGCTGCTGAGGCTCAATTTCCATGAGGCAGAAGGCCCTGGCCACTCAACACCATTGAAAG CCCAGAAATCTTCATGCCTCCCTGAGTATCCTGATGAGATTCCCACTTGCTTGGCAGATGCTGATTCTGCCTTGGAGACTCTAAAGCCAGAAGCTCCCCTGTCAGATGGTGTGCTGGTTGAGAAGGAAGTCTGCAACATGGTTGTGGTGGAGGAAGTTAGGCCGCAAACTCccaaa AAGCGCTGTGATGAGAAGAGGAAAAATAAGCGCTCACGAACTGTGACAGCTGAGCGATCACGCGAGACCTACCGCTTGTTGAAGCGACGGAACCTCATCATAGAGGCTGTCCGAAACCTTCGCCTCATCGAGAGCTTGTTTGC GCTTCAGAAAATGATCATGGATCAGGAGAAGCAAGAAGGAGTCCTCACCCGGTGCTGCAAGAAGTCCATTGTCCGCTTAGTGCAGAAACTCTCCCAGGAAGGCCTTCTGCGCTTCTACCGCACCACCGTTATCCAGGACGGGGTCAGCAGAAAG GTTGAATTTGTTGTGGACCCCTCTGTGAATCCCAGCGACCCCCTGGTGAAAAGCGCCATTGAGCAAGTGCGCTTCCGCCTCTCTAACTCAAATACTGTGAACAG GATTAAAATTCCCCAGACCCCAACCCCACAGACCCCTTTGGACGAAGGCAGCCGAGAGGCTGGGGTTGGAGATGCCTTGAGGGAAATGGAAGGCCGCTCCTCTCCTTGCAAAAAGGAGGCCACTGGCGAAAAGGTGCGGATTGCGAAATTCAACTACCACCCTGTGATAG TGCCAGGCCTGGGCCGCTCCCTGGGCTTCCTGCCCAAAATGCCTCGCTTAAAGACGGTCCACCTCTTCCTGTGGTACTTGGTTTACGGACATCCCCTGCACCGCCATCGGCGACTGAGTGCCAGCAaggagcctgggggcagccagcAGAGTCTGGGTGTGCGCTCTGGTGTCCCACTGGGAGAAGAGGAGCTTCAAGCAACAGGCGAGGAAAGGCAACCTGGGGCTCTTGCTCAGGAGGTGGAGGTGCAACTCGGAGAACAGGCTG TGTATGTGGACAATGCCTCCTGGATGCGCCACGTTCCTCCTCTTCCGATCCACAGGGAGTTTGGCCACGGATGGGCTCTTGTCAGTGACATCCTGCTCTGCTTGCCGCTCTCTCTCTTTGTCCAGATCGTGCAAGTCAGCTACAAG GTGGATGGCCTGGAAGATTATTTAAACGATTCTCTGAAGAAACACACATTGATCAGatatcttccaagatcagttcGACAGAAGCTCCTATACAAGAG GAGATACATCTTTTGCATTGTGGAAAGCCTGCAGAGGTTGTGTTACATGGGGCTGGTACACTTTGGTCCCACAGAAAAATTCCAAGAAAAAGATCAG GTGTTTGTTTACTTGAAGAAAAATGCTGTGATCATGGACACCACCGTCTGTGAGCCCCACTACAACTTGGCACAAAGCTCCCGCCCCTTCGACAGACGCTTGTACGTCCTGAACATGCTGCAAGATGTGGAGAATTTCTGGTTTGACCTGCAGTGTGTCTGCCTCAACACACCGCTAG GAATTGTCCGCCATCCCCGTGCCAGACGAAGTGGAACGCAAGCCGATGAGGCAGGCATCAGcctggatgcagcactggaacAAGAGTCAGCAGCCCACAAGCACAATCTTGAGCGCAAGTGTGCCATGCTGGAGTACAGCAC AGGAAGCCGAGAAGTGGAGGATAATGGTTCGATTCCTGGGGATGGGTTGGGAGCAGGTGGACTGGATTCCAGCTTTTACAGCCACTTAAAACGCAATTGGATTTGGACAAGCTACATCATTAACAAAACCAAAAAG GAGAATGCAGTGACTGAAGTGGGGCATACTGTCCGGCTCCAGACCTTTCTGACCAAACgctgcctgccacttgccccgaGAG GTGGAAACACCATGATCTGGGGAGATGCTCTGGCCAGTCCAGAACCTGCTGTACAGAAAGAAGACTTGGAGGTGGAAAAAGAGCCAGCGCTGAACAGAAACAAGAGAGTGAGGGGTGGGAAGAGCCAGAAGAGAAGGCGGCTGAAGAAGGACGTGGTGAAgaaggcaaagaagaagaagcgAAAGAGAG GCTGTTCCCAAGACGACtctgaggagaagagaaagaggccGCGTTACCATGATGAGGCGGACCAGAGTGCCTTGCAGCGGATGACCCGCCTGCGGGTCACTTGGACTGTCCAAGAGGACAGCCTCTTGATGCTCTGCAGGATTGCCAGCAACGTTCTCAACACCAAG GTGAAGGGGCCGTTTGTGCCGTGGCAGGTGGTCAGAGACATCATGCACGCCAACTTTGAGGAATCCTTGGACAAGACTTCGCATTCAGTTGGGCGGCGGGCTCGCTACATTGTCAAAAATCCCCAGACCTACCTCAACTACAA ggTTTGCCTGGCAGAGGTCTACCAAGACAGGGCTCTGATCGAGGACTTCATGAACAGGAAGGACAACTATCAGGACCCCAAG gtttgttcagaagagtttaGGGAGTTTGTGGagagactgaaggaaaagttCAGCTCCGCACTGGGGAATCCCAGGTCTGCGATTCCCGACACCCTTGAGGAGCTTTTCCGCAG gTTTCGTGTTCTGGCCATCGGATATGAAACCAGTCAAAGTAAGAAGGAAGATGTGCTTAGCAG CATCACCGACATCCACTTCCTGGTGCTGCAGAACCTGATCCAGAGTACCTTGGCCCTCTCTGACAACCAAATGAAGTCCTTCCAGTCCTTTCAG ACCTTCCGCCTCTACCGGGAGTATCAGGACGACATCCTAGTGAAGGCCTTCCTGGAGTGCCAGAAGAGGAGCTTGGTGAACCGCCGCCGGGGCAACCACAGCCTGGGTCCCAAGAAGAGCCGGGCCTTGCCCTTTGTGCCCATGTCCTTCCAGCTGTCTCAGAGCTACTACAG AGTATTCACATGGCGGTTCCCCAGCACACTGTGCAGCGAATCCTACCAGTTCCTCTTGAAACTCAAGGAGGCAGGAAAGCACGACCAAGAGGCCAGATTTTCCTTCAAGGAGCAAGACAACCCCTTTGCTTCTGAGATGGTGGCCTTTCCCTTGGATGGCTCTGGAGGCTACTGCGCTGCTGTTCTGGCCCTCTTTGCCCTCGGCCTGGTCTCTATGGATGTGACAATCCCGGAGCAGATCGTGGTGGTGGACAGTACCATGGTGGAGAACGAAGTCATTAAAAG CCTGGGAAAAGAAGGgcttgaggaggaagaggaggaagaggaggaggaagatgacatTGAAGAAAGTGCAAACAGTAAGCGGCAGGTTGAGGTGAAGGCGCACCAAGCCTCGCACACCAACTACCTGCTCATGAGAGGCTACTATGCCCCTGGGATTGTTAACACACGAAACCTGAGCCCCACCGACAACATCGTGGTCAGTTCCTGCCAGGTGAAGCTGAAGCTAAGAGAGACCCCTGCCCAAGGCAGCCTCGTGACCCAGG AGTTGCTCGACCTGGAGAGCATGCCAGTGGGGGCCTCCTGCCTCCCCAGCTCCTTCACCCGGCGGTTCAATGtccaggaagaaggaggaggagataagGCTGCTCTCCTCCAGGCCCTGGAGCGTTTCTCTTATGGCCCCGGAGATGCGGCTGCTGTCCTTGAGGTCATTCATGCCATAGAGGCCGCTTCCCACTTTGGGGTGGACAAGGTGGACCTTGCCAGGCAGTTCCGGCACTACGAGGAGGCCAGTGCGGACCGTGCCCGGCTCTTGCCACAGTATCTACAG GACCTTCTTGACCTGGAGCAAGTGCTGGAAGTCGGGGCCTACACTCTGCGGCTGGTGGCCAGGAGATTTGCTCAGCCATGGCTCTTGCACTCTATATTCCTCAGGGAGGATGACACCCGAAGTGCATGGGGCCAGGACTTTGATCTCCCCCAAGATCAGTCTGAGTCCAGCTGccggaaggaagagaagggactCAAAAGGGCCATCTCTTCGCCTGTTGCGTCCGAGGAAGAGCCAGGAAACAAAAggccaaaaatggcagcagtggaagaggaagagagtcAGACTATAGACACTGCTGTCCAGGACACAGAACGCCTCTCCGAAGGCACAGGCAGCCCCGTCCTGAATGCTGGTGGGACAGGGACCCACACAATGCATGGAGGAGCAAGAATGGCAGAAGGGCCAGAAGCCACAGGAGATGGCAGCGCAGGAGCCATGGGACAGCAGGGGAGCCATCCATGTGAGAAACAGGGCCTGAGTGGCAAGGAAGATCTGGACTGTGACACTGATGCCGCCACCGGTGACCTATACAGAAGTGACCTGGCACAGCAGGAAGGCCTTGACCACACCAGCG GATGTTCCACGGGGAAAGTGCTGCCGGCTGAGCAGAAAAG AGCCGGGGGGAGCATCTCCTTCATCGGCCGGCCCTGGCGCATCGTGGATGGCAGCCTGAACAAGCCGGTCTGCAAGGGCATCATGGAGGGGGTGCTGTGCCACATCATGACCAGGCCTGGCCTCACGGAGGCCGCCCTCAGGCACCACTACCGGGGCGTGCTGCAGCCGGTGGCTCTGCTGGAGATCCTGCAG gGCCTGGAGTCCCTGGGCTGCGTCCGCAGGTTCCACCTGGAGCCCCCCAAGGCCGCCTCCCTCTTCTCGGCGCCTCTCCCGGAGCAGCCTCTCCTGGGCCCCCGGCTCAGCCAGCCCACGGAGGCCTTCTATGAGCCCCGGCCGGACTGCGCCCTGCGCCTGGGACGCGTCTTCCCCTACGAGGTCAACTGGAACAAGTGGGGGGGGCCCTCTGAGCAATAA